The Linepithema humile isolate Giens D197 chromosome 2, Lhum_UNIL_v1.0, whole genome shotgun sequence genome has a segment encoding these proteins:
- the LOC105679001 gene encoding ankyrin repeat domain-containing protein 16-like, which yields MCYNSAMLETSNLSRDFLRACENGDMSRVGILVDKYRIRDWSHFRHFASGDTALHVAARAGNLNVVTYLYECFDMPEFKVNVTNKDMKRPLHEAAQFAQDNVLKYLLEKGALVDALKRGDWTPLMLACTKSGHAACQCISALLAANANAHLRNKDGWTPLLIACRVGDENVVNLLLKHSPKCIDDRSNNGRNALHIAAFHGHQKVINLLTASNTNLLNAQDSAGSSPLHEAVKHENMNAAICLIHLGANVSLVNNINQTILHVAALAGNVKAVEYILKHHLIDVNCEASCGITPLMIARRNNCSNIIQILIRFGAK from the exons atgtGTTATAATAGTGCAATGCTTGAAACTTCTAATTTGTCGCGTGACTTTTTACGTGCATGTGAAAATGGTGACATGAGTAGAGTAGGTATTCTTGTTGACAAATATAGAATTCGCGATTGGAGCCACTTTCGGCACTTTGCATCTGGAGACACTGCATTGCACGTGGCAGCAAGAGCAGGAAATTTGAATGTGGTGACGTATCTGTACGAATGTTTTGACATGCCGGAATTTAAAGTTAACGTTACCAACAAAGATATGAAAAGGCCTTTGCACGAAGCTGCACAATTTGCGCAAGACAacgttttgaaatatttactgGAGAAAG GTGCATTGGTGGATGCTTTAAAGCGTGGTGATTGGACACCTCTGATGCTTGCGTGTACTAAAAGTGGTCATGCTGCATGTCAATGCATCAGTGCCCTTTTAGCCGCTAACGCTAACGCACATTTGCGTAACAAGGATGGCTGGACTCCTTTGCTCATCGCTTGTCGAGTTGGTGACGAGAATGTGgtcaatttattattgaagcATTCGCCGAAATGCATTGATGATCGAAGCAACAATGGTCGCAACGCATTGCACATTGCCG CATTTCACGGGCACCAAAAAGTGATTAATTTACTCACTGCATCAAATACGAACCTCCTGAACGCACAAGACTCTGCAGGCTCCTCGCCGCTTCATGAAGCTGTGAAACATGAAAATATGAATGCAGCGATATGTCTCATACATTTGGGCGCTAATGTCagtctagtaaataatattaatcagaCTATCTTGCATGTTGCCGCGCTAGCTGGCAATGTGAAAGCTGTAGAATACATTTTGAAACATCACTTGATTGATGTGAATTGCGAAGCTTCCTGTGGGATCACTCCACTGATGATAGCTCGAAGAAATAATTGTAGCAACATTATTCAGATTTTGATTAGATTTGgcgctaaataa